In Gimesia sp., the following are encoded in one genomic region:
- a CDS encoding PQQ-binding-like beta-propeller repeat protein: MKDLLPSRAFSPALKFTAAFCFCLLAFSTIQAENWPRFRGIDGSGLSSEKGFPQSWTEKDYAWHKELPGLGHSSPSIWGDNLFVTAALGEGETRYLFCLDPKTGEEKWKRETKLKKSHKHRKGSWASSTPATDGEHVYVEFADEESYMLICYDFKGNKIWERDLGSFTSQHGHGSSPMIYKNLVIATNDQQGPSSVTAFNKLNGEIVWKADRAVRRTSYATPIIIEHPNTGPQLICVSGATGISSLDPENGKVNWTTGEFPMRTVSSPVYGEGLIFATCGGGGRGKLLYGVDPTGSGNIKETHIKYERSTKLPYVPTPVVYEGHLYLWGDAGVISCVDLATQKNVWTERIAGDYSSSPVCINGVLYCIDENGEVAMVDASPKFKAYEKIKLGDQSHATVVVANGRMFLRTFKHLYCLEAKK; the protein is encoded by the coding sequence ATGAAAGATCTACTGCCTTCCCGTGCGTTCTCTCCTGCCCTGAAGTTCACAGCAGCCTTCTGTTTCTGTCTGCTGGCGTTTTCCACCATTCAGGCCGAAAACTGGCCTCGTTTCCGGGGGATTGACGGCTCCGGCCTCTCCAGTGAGAAGGGCTTTCCCCAAAGCTGGACCGAAAAGGACTACGCCTGGCACAAGGAACTCCCGGGCCTCGGACACTCGTCTCCCTCCATCTGGGGAGACAACCTGTTCGTCACCGCCGCCCTGGGTGAAGGCGAAACACGCTACCTGTTTTGCCTCGATCCCAAAACCGGGGAAGAAAAGTGGAAACGGGAAACCAAACTGAAAAAGAGCCACAAGCACCGCAAAGGCAGCTGGGCCTCCAGCACGCCGGCCACCGACGGCGAGCACGTATACGTCGAATTCGCCGACGAAGAATCTTACATGCTCATCTGCTACGACTTCAAAGGCAATAAGATCTGGGAACGCGACCTGGGCTCTTTCACCAGCCAGCACGGTCACGGCAGTTCTCCCATGATCTACAAGAACCTGGTCATCGCCACCAACGATCAGCAGGGGCCCAGCTCGGTCACCGCCTTCAACAAGCTCAACGGAGAAATCGTCTGGAAAGCCGACCGGGCCGTCCGGAGAACCTCCTATGCGACTCCGATTATCATCGAACACCCCAACACAGGACCTCAGCTGATCTGCGTCAGTGGCGCAACCGGCATCAGCAGCCTCGATCCGGAAAATGGAAAAGTTAACTGGACCACCGGTGAATTTCCCATGCGAACTGTTTCCTCACCCGTCTACGGCGAAGGACTCATTTTCGCCACCTGTGGCGGCGGAGGTCGCGGCAAGCTGCTCTACGGCGTCGATCCCACCGGATCCGGCAACATCAAGGAAACCCATATCAAATACGAACGGTCCACCAAACTGCCTTATGTGCCGACCCCCGTTGTCTACGAAGGACACCTCTACCTCTGGGGCGATGCCGGCGTAATCAGCTGTGTTGATCTCGCCACCCAGAAGAACGTCTGGACCGAACGTATCGCTGGTGACTACAGCAGCTCTCCCGTCTGCATTAACGGCGTCCTGTACTGCATCGACGAAAATGGCGAAGTCGCCATGGTCGACGCCTCACCCAAATTCAAAGCTTACGAAAAAATCAAGCTTGGAGACCAGAGCCACGCTACCGTGGTCGTCGCCAACGGACGCATGTTCCTGCGAACCTTCAAGCATCTCTACTGCCTCGAAGCCAAAAAGTAA
- a CDS encoding sigma 54-interacting transcriptional regulator, which produces MHNSEKQNSKTASTVAYLIVQEVDERGKVYRLVDRQVTTIGRAPTNRIVLDDEVCSRSHCEIFYSDGGWYIRDLGSRNGTLVQGLAIAQDHRLQEGDVVEIGDSEAIFTFDVSRFSSRPTSDGSSAVIDSETMGVGQQSSWDELNMPEIIQRKSHTRFHTPPPASQIDRDRASRELGRLYRLALEMGNAQSEQELCQIVLNGLFEGTSADIGAILNLDPSKSLPRKPENLRVIAFQSVDELPYRKPSDYLSKMVFDEGDALLAHNIADDSKLSTRDSLGKIHAQSVICAPLRNKNGVSGLIHLYSTNPDNPLDSEDLEFTLALADQLAVSLQNLSEKLQLSDGLARMEGENKALREQLELESELVGQSPSMVALKEQILRIAPTDASVLIRGESGVGKELVARAIHFNSHRKKQPFVCMNCAALSEGLLESELFGHEKGAFTGATSQKPGKFEQAHRGSLFLDEVGEMSLAVQAKFLRVLEGHSFERVGGSASIDVDVRVVAATNRDMEKAVAKGTFRQDLYFRLHVVEVSVDPLRVRADDILLLANYFLNRFVTKTGRPIRGFTDQAEALLESYHWPGNVRELQNTIERAFILCTSDVVDAEDIQLSAVGMESDPQSVLPAVHRGFREISLEEVEQEHILSVLNNTNWNKSRSAQILGIERSTLDRKLKRYGISRP; this is translated from the coding sequence ATGCATAATTCTGAAAAACAAAATTCCAAGACCGCCTCAACGGTGGCCTACCTGATCGTGCAGGAAGTGGACGAACGGGGCAAGGTCTACCGTCTGGTGGACCGCCAGGTGACGACCATCGGGCGTGCTCCGACCAATCGAATCGTACTGGATGACGAAGTCTGCAGCCGCAGCCACTGTGAGATCTTCTACAGCGATGGTGGCTGGTACATTCGGGATCTGGGAAGCCGTAACGGCACATTGGTGCAGGGGCTCGCGATTGCGCAGGACCATCGACTGCAGGAAGGGGATGTGGTCGAGATTGGTGACAGCGAAGCGATCTTCACTTTCGATGTTTCGCGATTCTCTTCGCGTCCGACTTCGGACGGCTCGAGTGCGGTGATCGATAGTGAGACGATGGGAGTCGGGCAGCAGTCGAGCTGGGATGAGCTGAATATGCCCGAGATTATTCAGCGCAAAAGCCATACCCGTTTTCATACGCCGCCCCCCGCGTCGCAGATCGACCGTGATCGCGCCAGCCGGGAACTGGGGCGTCTGTATCGACTGGCCCTGGAGATGGGCAATGCCCAGTCCGAACAGGAGTTGTGTCAGATTGTGCTCAACGGTTTGTTTGAAGGGACGAGTGCCGACATCGGCGCGATTCTGAACCTCGATCCGAGTAAAAGCCTGCCCCGCAAGCCGGAAAATCTGAGGGTGATCGCATTTCAGTCCGTGGATGAGCTGCCTTATCGGAAGCCGTCCGACTACCTTTCCAAGATGGTCTTCGACGAGGGGGATGCGCTGCTGGCGCACAACATCGCCGATGACAGCAAGCTCTCGACACGCGACAGCCTGGGGAAGATTCATGCCCAGAGTGTGATCTGTGCTCCTCTACGTAACAAGAACGGAGTGTCGGGGCTGATTCACCTTTATTCGACCAACCCCGATAATCCGCTGGATTCAGAGGATCTGGAATTCACGCTGGCGCTCGCCGATCAACTGGCGGTATCACTGCAGAACCTGAGTGAGAAACTGCAGCTCTCAGACGGTCTGGCTCGGATGGAGGGGGAGAACAAGGCACTCCGCGAACAGCTGGAACTGGAGAGCGAGCTGGTGGGGCAGAGCCCGAGCATGGTGGCATTGAAGGAACAGATTCTCCGCATCGCCCCGACGGATGCGAGCGTATTGATCCGGGGGGAGAGTGGGGTCGGGAAAGAACTGGTGGCCCGGGCGATTCACTTCAACAGTCATCGGAAGAAGCAGCCGTTCGTCTGTATGAACTGTGCGGCGTTGAGTGAGGGGCTGCTGGAAAGCGAGCTGTTCGGCCACGAGAAGGGGGCCTTCACCGGCGCGACGAGTCAGAAACCCGGGAAATTCGAACAGGCGCACCGTGGGTCGCTGTTTCTGGATGAAGTCGGGGAGATGTCCCTGGCGGTCCAGGCGAAGTTTCTCCGCGTGCTGGAAGGACACTCCTTCGAGCGAGTCGGGGGGAGTGCCTCAATTGACGTCGATGTTCGCGTCGTGGCGGCGACGAACCGCGATATGGAGAAGGCGGTTGCCAAGGGGACGTTTCGGCAGGACCTCTATTTCCGGCTGCATGTGGTAGAGGTGAGTGTTGATCCGTTGCGGGTGCGTGCGGATGATATTCTGTTGCTGGCGAACTACTTCCTCAACCGGTTCGTGACGAAAACGGGGCGTCCGATACGCGGGTTCACTGACCAGGCCGAGGCTCTGCTGGAATCGTATCACTGGCCGGGCAATGTCCGCGAACTGCAGAATACGATCGAGCGGGCTTTTATCCTGTGTACGAGTGATGTGGTGGATGCGGAGGACATTCAGCTCTCCGCGGTGGGGATGGAGAGTGATCCTCAAAGTGTGCTGCCGGCTGTGCACAGAGGCTTCCGGGAGATCTCTCTGGAAGAGGTGGAGCAGGAACATATCCTGTCGGTGTTAAATAACACCAACTGGAACAAGTCCCGATCCGCTCAGATCCTCGGTATCGAGCGGTCGACTCTGGATCGTAAGTTGAAGCGATATGGGATCAGCCGGCCTTGA
- a CDS encoding DUF1559 domain-containing protein, with the protein MSARKRGFTLIELLVVIAIIAILIALLLPAVQQAREAARRSTCKNNLKQIGVALHNYLETHSTFPPGITRAQGHPYGPVEGWNTGKVLWSAFILPFMDQGPLYNKINFQVADPGRNSVNAEARNAILPIYRCPSDPGGKNLTNSSAGPSNYTGCVGNSPLGAVSGGGSSYQNNGTSVFFTDSKTKIRDITDGTSNTMMVSELLVGSEYRNYGNVSGGGLLDDCSTTASTNRYRGESWFKGDASIRWAYLTVFPPNHDLACRTFQEYANAPAASKHVGGVHILLCDGSVRFVSDNIHLGTWQNLGNKSDDNVLGEF; encoded by the coding sequence ATGAGCGCTCGCAAACGAGGATTCACTCTGATCGAACTACTGGTGGTGATTGCCATCATTGCCATTCTGATCGCTTTACTGCTACCCGCCGTCCAACAGGCGCGGGAAGCCGCCCGTCGCAGTACCTGTAAGAACAATCTGAAGCAGATTGGTGTGGCACTGCATAACTATCTGGAAACACATTCCACATTTCCCCCCGGGATTACCCGGGCACAGGGGCATCCTTATGGACCGGTCGAAGGCTGGAACACTGGTAAAGTGCTCTGGTCGGCATTTATTCTGCCCTTCATGGATCAGGGACCTTTGTATAACAAAATCAACTTTCAGGTTGCCGACCCGGGGCGGAATTCGGTGAACGCTGAAGCACGCAACGCGATTCTGCCCATTTATCGTTGCCCCAGTGATCCGGGCGGAAAGAATCTGACCAACTCCAGTGCCGGCCCGAGCAACTACACGGGATGTGTCGGAAACAGCCCCCTGGGAGCGGTTTCCGGCGGAGGCAGCTCTTACCAGAACAACGGGACCTCGGTGTTCTTCACCGACAGTAAAACGAAGATCCGGGATATCACCGACGGAACTTCGAACACAATGATGGTCTCCGAACTGCTGGTCGGGTCGGAATACCGGAACTACGGTAACGTGAGTGGTGGTGGCCTGCTGGATGACTGCAGCACCACTGCCAGCACCAACCGTTATCGGGGTGAATCCTGGTTCAAAGGGGATGCATCCATTCGCTGGGCATACCTGACGGTCTTCCCGCCGAATCATGATCTGGCCTGCCGAACCTTCCAGGAATATGCGAACGCACCCGCAGCCAGTAAGCATGTGGGCGGCGTACATATCCTGCTCTGCGATGGCTCTGTCCGTTTTGTCTCTGACAACATTCACCTGGGGACCTGGCAGAATCTGGGGAATAAGTCGGATGACAATGTGCTGGGCGAATTTTAA
- a CDS encoding alpha/beta fold hydrolase yields the protein MSHFLRTIYFLAICCLLMLPVQGAEQGSGGRVVQARTFIEQLDRGEASQAVREFDAVMAKALSAERLQALWVSLEQQQGPFQKIQSTRVEIKAPYEIVLVSCQFEKKRVMARVVYAKNNLISGLFFKPDGEYQRPGYVDPRKFTEEPLVIGKGLWELPGTLSLPVGEGPFPAVILVHGSGPQDRNETVGPNQPFKDLAQGLASRGLAVLRYDKRAYHHRLKMALLSQRITVREETVEDAALAVQQLAGDPRIDAKRIVVLGHSLGGYLLPRIAAESKQVAGLISLAGSVRPLEDLILDQTQYLSQLDGKVTREEQAQLDALAVQVERVRSTELSESVSAVDLPLSVPASYWLDLQGYQPAQAARTLSQPLLILQGERDYQVTMEDFRLWKEALAERKDVRLLSYPGLNHLLMAGEGKSLPAEYLVPGHVSENVIQDIADWVKALRPL from the coding sequence ATGTCGCATTTCCTCAGAACGATCTATTTCCTGGCGATTTGTTGTCTGTTGATGCTGCCTGTCCAAGGGGCGGAGCAGGGAAGCGGGGGACGCGTTGTGCAGGCCCGGACATTCATCGAGCAATTAGACCGGGGGGAAGCATCCCAGGCCGTCCGGGAATTTGATGCGGTGATGGCCAAAGCACTCTCAGCCGAACGGTTGCAGGCCCTCTGGGTGTCTCTGGAGCAGCAGCAGGGACCGTTCCAGAAGATTCAAAGCACACGCGTTGAAATCAAAGCGCCTTACGAGATTGTGCTGGTGAGCTGCCAGTTTGAAAAAAAACGTGTGATGGCGCGGGTTGTCTATGCGAAAAACAACTTGATCAGCGGGCTCTTTTTTAAGCCGGATGGGGAGTATCAAAGACCGGGCTATGTGGATCCTCGGAAATTCACCGAAGAACCGCTGGTGATCGGCAAAGGGCTCTGGGAACTGCCGGGAACCTTGTCGCTGCCGGTCGGGGAGGGGCCCTTTCCCGCGGTGATCCTGGTGCATGGTTCCGGTCCCCAGGACCGCAATGAGACGGTTGGCCCTAATCAGCCGTTCAAGGATCTGGCGCAAGGGCTCGCTTCGCGGGGGCTTGCCGTGCTTCGCTACGACAAGCGGGCCTACCACCATCGCCTGAAAATGGCCCTGCTTTCACAGAGGATCACAGTCAGGGAAGAGACTGTGGAGGACGCGGCCCTTGCCGTCCAGCAGCTTGCCGGGGATCCGCGCATTGATGCGAAGCGAATTGTGGTGCTGGGACACAGCCTGGGCGGCTATCTGCTGCCCAGGATTGCAGCGGAGAGCAAGCAGGTTGCTGGTCTGATCAGCCTGGCTGGATCGGTCAGGCCGCTGGAGGATCTGATTCTTGATCAGACACAGTACCTGTCCCAGCTGGACGGGAAGGTGACGCGTGAGGAGCAGGCGCAGCTCGATGCCCTGGCGGTCCAGGTGGAGCGAGTCAGGTCGACGGAATTGAGCGAGTCGGTTTCGGCTGTGGATTTACCTCTGAGCGTGCCGGCCAGCTACTGGCTGGACCTGCAGGGGTATCAGCCCGCCCAGGCTGCCAGAACGCTCTCACAGCCCCTGTTGATCCTGCAGGGGGAACGGGACTATCAGGTCACTATGGAAGACTTCAGGCTCTGGAAAGAGGCACTGGCTGAACGGAAAGATGTCCGCCTGCTTTCGTATCCCGGACTGAACCATCTCCTGATGGCAGGGGAGGGAAAGAGCCTCCCTGCGGAGTACCTGGTTCCAGGGCATGTCTCTGAAAATGTGATCCAGGACATTGCGGATTGGGTAAAAGCGCTCAGGCCGTTGTGA
- the greA gene encoding transcription elongation factor GreA — translation MVDRHPISQEGYDKLREEIRHLENEVLPDIAQRIADARAEGDLKENAEYHAQREAQGMTNLKISKLKSKLASCYIADKSSMPKGQVTYGSVVTVKNLDDGLDEKYEFVGPGEEDYMGEVMKILTSSPLAQGLLNKKVGDKVEVDVPSGKLHFEVLEIEDMED, via the coding sequence ATAGTGGACCGTCATCCAATCTCACAAGAAGGTTATGATAAACTGCGTGAAGAGATCCGCCATCTCGAAAACGAAGTCCTGCCTGATATCGCTCAGAGAATCGCCGATGCCCGGGCCGAAGGGGACTTGAAAGAAAACGCAGAATACCATGCCCAGCGAGAAGCACAGGGGATGACGAACCTGAAAATCAGCAAGCTGAAATCAAAACTTGCCAGCTGCTATATTGCTGATAAATCGTCCATGCCTAAAGGGCAGGTCACCTATGGCTCTGTCGTCACCGTAAAAAACCTCGACGATGGACTGGACGAAAAGTACGAATTCGTCGGCCCGGGTGAAGAGGACTACATGGGCGAAGTCATGAAGATCCTGACCTCCAGCCCGCTGGCCCAGGGACTGCTGAACAAAAAAGTCGGAGATAAGGTGGAAGTCGATGTTCCCTCTGGAAAACTCCACTTTGAAGTCCTGGAAATCGAAGATATGGAAGACTGA
- a CDS encoding Gfo/Idh/MocA family oxidoreductase has product MTKPVRVGLIGYGFMGRTHSNAYRQVGKFFDIDHTPVLQACCARSEDKIKDFADNWGWESYETDWRKLIERDDIDLIDITTPNNSHHDIAIAAAEAGKMVLCEKPLAMNVAEAVAMTEAIEKAGVANMVWFNYRRVPSITLAKQLVDENRIGRPFHYRAQYLQDWTIAEDVPQGGATLWRLDAKVAGSGVTGDLLAHSIDSAIWLNGPITSVSAATETFIKERVHQETGEKTKVEIDDACMFLARFANGSMGTFESSRYARGRKNFNTFELNGEAGSVYFDLEDPQILQFFEYANPTTGKKVEDHVTGWRRIHVTNFEHPYMDKWWVPGCTIGYEHTFTNALADFFQGLDTGKPTQPDFRSALETQKVCDAVLQSAKEKQWVEIA; this is encoded by the coding sequence ATGACCAAACCAGTTCGCGTCGGCCTCATCGGCTACGGATTCATGGGACGTACCCACTCCAATGCTTATCGTCAGGTCGGCAAGTTTTTCGATATCGATCACACCCCCGTTCTGCAGGCCTGCTGTGCCCGTAGCGAAGACAAAATCAAAGACTTCGCAGACAACTGGGGCTGGGAGTCCTACGAAACCGACTGGCGAAAACTGATTGAACGGGACGATATCGACCTGATCGACATCACCACCCCCAACAATTCGCACCACGATATCGCTATCGCTGCTGCGGAAGCCGGTAAAATGGTCCTCTGCGAAAAACCGCTGGCCATGAATGTCGCTGAAGCCGTCGCCATGACCGAAGCGATCGAAAAAGCGGGTGTCGCCAACATGGTCTGGTTCAACTACCGCCGTGTCCCTTCGATCACCCTCGCTAAACAGCTGGTGGACGAAAACCGCATCGGACGGCCTTTCCACTACCGCGCCCAGTACCTGCAGGACTGGACCATCGCCGAAGACGTTCCCCAGGGGGGTGCGACACTCTGGCGTCTGGATGCCAAAGTCGCTGGTAGCGGCGTGACCGGCGACCTGCTGGCCCACTCCATCGATTCGGCTATCTGGCTTAACGGCCCGATCACCTCGGTCTCCGCAGCCACCGAAACGTTCATCAAAGAACGCGTACACCAGGAAACCGGCGAAAAGACCAAGGTCGAAATCGACGATGCCTGCATGTTCCTCGCCCGCTTCGCCAACGGCTCCATGGGAACCTTCGAAAGCTCCCGCTATGCCCGCGGTCGTAAGAACTTCAATACGTTCGAACTCAACGGTGAAGCCGGCTCGGTCTACTTCGATCTGGAAGATCCGCAGATTCTGCAGTTCTTCGAATACGCCAACCCCACCACCGGCAAAAAGGTCGAAGACCACGTTACCGGCTGGCGGCGGATTCACGTCACCAACTTCGAGCATCCCTACATGGATAAATGGTGGGTTCCCGGCTGTACCATCGGTTACGAGCACACCTTCACCAATGCCCTGGCCGACTTCTTCCAGGGACTGGATACCGGCAAACCGACTCAGCCCGACTTCCGTTCCGCCCTCGAGACCCAGAAAGTCTGCGACGCGGTCCTGCAAAGTGCAAAAGAAAAGCAATGGGTCGAAATAGCATAG
- a CDS encoding TIM barrel protein — MSNNAANTLPKLHNASWPGVVGKGPDSEPPIDLDTMLDLTAAAEVDGVKFDGTDLFLFDPHVSIDSTDDDLKQLAEKVQSRNLVIGSVVAPVWPPTGGGSAMGSDEERGQFLEQVRKGCGIAKKLRELGVRPYGVVRIDSAAGPGDWVADPDGNQAKIAATFKQAADIAADHGERLAAEGEICWGGMHSWRRMVQLLEMVDRPDVVGFQADMSHTLLYLMGYNAPEDRLLPEDFDWNDEATFDSAYTTLTDALRPWTIDFHVAQNDGTVHGTGSHDKTGRHCLPNDPNGKLDITKRAGYWLRDGKGELTKKFEHICWDGCMFSNEVMMNPQTWNDILAAMISVRNAHGWS; from the coding sequence ATGAGTAATAACGCAGCCAACACCCTCCCCAAACTTCACAATGCCTCCTGGCCGGGTGTCGTCGGAAAAGGCCCTGATTCCGAGCCCCCCATCGATCTGGATACCATGCTCGACCTCACCGCCGCTGCCGAAGTGGACGGCGTCAAATTCGACGGAACAGACCTGTTCCTGTTTGATCCCCATGTCAGCATCGACTCCACCGACGATGACCTCAAACAGCTGGCTGAAAAAGTTCAGTCACGGAATCTGGTCATTGGCTCGGTCGTGGCTCCCGTCTGGCCTCCCACCGGTGGTGGATCCGCGATGGGCAGCGACGAAGAACGCGGTCAGTTCCTGGAACAGGTTCGTAAAGGCTGTGGTATCGCGAAGAAACTGCGGGAACTCGGCGTGCGTCCCTATGGCGTCGTGCGCATCGACTCCGCTGCCGGACCTGGCGACTGGGTCGCCGACCCCGATGGCAACCAGGCGAAAATCGCTGCCACCTTCAAACAGGCAGCAGACATCGCCGCCGATCATGGCGAACGACTCGCCGCTGAAGGGGAAATCTGCTGGGGCGGCATGCACAGCTGGAGACGCATGGTCCAGTTGCTGGAAATGGTCGATCGTCCCGACGTGGTCGGCTTCCAGGCAGACATGTCTCACACCCTGCTCTACCTGATGGGTTACAACGCCCCCGAAGACCGTCTGCTCCCCGAAGACTTCGACTGGAATGACGAAGCCACCTTCGATTCCGCTTACACCACTCTGACCGATGCCCTGCGTCCCTGGACCATCGACTTCCACGTCGCCCAGAACGACGGCACCGTACACGGCACCGGTTCACACGACAAAACCGGTCGGCACTGTCTGCCCAACGATCCCAACGGCAAGCTCGACATCACCAAACGGGCCGGCTACTGGCTGCGTGACGGCAAGGGTGAGCTGACAAAGAAATTCGAGCATATCTGCTGGGACGGCTGTATGTTCTCCAACGAAGTCATGATGAACCCACAGACCTGGAACGACATCCTGGCAGCCATGATCAGCGTTAGAAACGCTCACGGATGGTCCTGA
- the argC gene encoding N-acetyl-gamma-glutamyl-phosphate reductase — MTKVAIMGATGYAALELIKILLRNPEVEIVALTTRSDEAPHISEIHHSLEGRLDLRCENLSAAEIAERADFVFCALPHVASMEVIPDLLADGCRVVDLSADYRLSDPAVYEQWYHHVHIDPTRLGSTIYGLPELGADKIPSADLIANPGCYTSASILGLAPLIANSLIEPTGIIIDAKSGVSGAGRKPKLGTLYPECNESITAYGVGTHRHTPEIEEVLTTLGGTDVKVTFTPHLTPMNRGILATMYPRLKEDTSLDHLKEVYHTFYADKPFVRIIDRLPATREVAGTNYCDISLQSAGNQLIVFSAIDNLIKGAAGVAVQNFNLMAGYPETTGLIV, encoded by the coding sequence ATGACCAAAGTTGCCATCATGGGAGCCACGGGGTACGCGGCTCTGGAACTGATCAAAATTCTGCTGCGAAATCCCGAAGTCGAGATCGTCGCGCTGACCACACGCTCAGATGAAGCACCGCATATCAGTGAGATTCACCACTCTCTCGAGGGGCGTCTGGATCTGCGTTGTGAGAATCTGTCCGCGGCAGAAATTGCAGAGCGGGCCGACTTTGTTTTCTGCGCTCTCCCACACGTGGCCAGTATGGAAGTGATCCCGGATCTGCTTGCCGACGGCTGTCGCGTGGTCGATTTGAGTGCCGACTACCGGTTGAGTGATCCTGCGGTGTACGAGCAGTGGTATCATCATGTGCACATCGATCCGACCCGACTGGGGAGCACGATTTATGGTCTGCCTGAGCTCGGTGCGGATAAAATTCCCAGTGCCGATCTGATCGCCAATCCCGGCTGTTATACCAGCGCCTCGATTCTGGGACTGGCTCCCCTGATTGCCAACTCCCTGATTGAACCGACGGGGATTATCATCGACGCGAAAAGTGGCGTCAGTGGTGCGGGGCGGAAACCGAAGCTGGGAACGCTTTACCCGGAATGCAACGAGAGCATCACCGCTTATGGTGTGGGAACGCATCGGCATACGCCGGAAATCGAAGAAGTCCTGACGACACTGGGCGGAACAGACGTGAAAGTGACTTTCACGCCGCACCTGACCCCGATGAACCGGGGTATTCTGGCGACCATGTATCCCCGCCTGAAAGAAGATACGAGCCTGGATCATCTGAAAGAAGTTTACCATACCTTCTATGCAGATAAGCCGTTCGTGCGCATCATCGACCGACTGCCCGCGACCCGGGAAGTGGCGGGGACCAATTATTGTGATATTTCGCTGCAGTCCGCGGGGAACCAGCTGATTGTCTTTTCGGCAATCGATAACCTGATTAAAGGGGCTGCAGGCGTGGCGGTGCAGAATTTCAATCTGATGGCCGGTTATCCGGAAACGACAGGCTTAATTGTCTGA
- the argJ gene encoding bifunctional glutamate N-acetyltransferase/amino-acid acetyltransferase ArgJ: MTADMILPQGFRSAGLACGIKENKSTFDLSLFVSDEPCVGAGVYTTNQVCGAPVKVSRERVPGDSVRAVIINSGNANACTGERGIEDARWMTSQVAERLGLESEEVLVCSTGIIGHFLPRTPIESGIPKVISELGADADSFLNAARGMMTTDTVPKQATRELSIGERTVRVSGVAKGAAMIAPNMATMLSVIMTDAPLDASQADALLREAVDYSFNCVSVEGHTSTSDSVILLANGASGAEALSTDDLTHLQTAIMEVAMELGQAIIRDAEGADHFVTIEVSGTNTQAEAKEIARTIANDALVKTAIAGSDPNWGRIVSATGRTSVKLTEQDIELHINGMLIYEKGMPADFDEEVVSRSIRENRDVSIQLQLPFGAESIVFWTSDLTQEYVRLNSEYTT, translated from the coding sequence TTGACTGCTGACATGATTTTACCCCAGGGGTTCCGGTCTGCCGGTCTGGCCTGCGGGATTAAGGAAAACAAATCGACCTTCGATTTGTCGCTGTTTGTGTCTGATGAGCCTTGTGTGGGGGCAGGCGTTTATACCACGAACCAGGTCTGCGGGGCTCCCGTGAAGGTATCCCGCGAACGCGTGCCCGGCGATTCGGTGCGGGCGGTGATCATCAACTCGGGAAATGCGAACGCCTGCACGGGCGAACGCGGAATCGAAGATGCCCGCTGGATGACCAGCCAGGTCGCAGAAAGACTCGGACTGGAAAGCGAAGAAGTTCTGGTCTGCTCGACCGGAATCATCGGACACTTCCTGCCACGAACACCGATTGAGTCGGGAATTCCCAAGGTGATCTCTGAGCTGGGGGCGGACGCGGATTCCTTTCTGAATGCCGCCCGGGGCATGATGACCACGGATACCGTTCCCAAGCAGGCGACCCGTGAATTGTCGATTGGCGAGAGAACCGTCCGTGTCAGTGGCGTGGCGAAGGGGGCGGCGATGATTGCTCCCAACATGGCAACAATGCTGTCGGTGATTATGACTGATGCTCCGTTAGATGCCAGTCAGGCCGATGCACTGCTCAGGGAAGCAGTAGATTACAGTTTCAACTGCGTGTCGGTCGAAGGGCATACGAGTACCAGCGACTCGGTCATTCTGCTCGCCAATGGTGCCTCGGGAGCGGAAGCACTTTCAACAGACGACCTGACACATCTGCAGACGGCGATTATGGAAGTGGCGATGGAACTGGGGCAGGCGATCATCCGCGATGCAGAAGGCGCCGATCATTTCGTCACGATTGAAGTCTCCGGGACGAATACGCAGGCGGAAGCGAAAGAAATTGCCCGCACGATTGCCAACGATGCGCTGGTGAAGACGGCGATTGCCGGTTCGGATCCGAACTGGGGTCGAATTGTATCCGCGACTGGTCGGACGAGTGTGAAGCTGACCGAGCAGGACATCGAGCTGCACATCAACGGGATGCTGATCTACGAAAAGGGAATGCCGGCTGACTTCGATGAAGAGGTGGTCTCCCGCTCGATTCGTGAAAACCGGGACGTTTCGATTCAGCTGCAGCTGCCTTTCGGGGCGGAGTCGATTGTGTTCTGGACCAGTGACCTGACCCAGGAATACGTGCGGCTGAATTCTGAATACACGACCTGA